GGTGTCCCGGCGGAGCTGCACCAGCGGCTCGCCGAGGCGATCGAGGCGGTGGGGGATGCGGCGCTCGCGGTGCGCGGCCTGGCGCCGATGACCGGCCCGGCCGGGCTCGCCGAGCACGACCAGGAGCACGACGACGTCGACCAGGGCGACGAGGCCGAGCCCGGCCCGGCCCGGTGATCGGCAACATCACCCGGGGCCGGAAGGCGTACGGGGGTCTGCTCTACGACCACGGACCCGGGCGCCGGGACGAGCACGTGGACCCGCGGATCATCGCCGGGTCGGTGCCGGGCACCTGGCAGCAGGTGGCCCGCCAGATCGACCACCACACCGGGCAGAAGCCGCACCTCACTGAGCCGATCTGGCGCGTCTCGCTCTCGCTGCCGGACGAGGACGGGGTGCTCGCCGATGCCCGGTTCGCCGCGATCGCCGAGGAGTACGTGTCCCGGATGGGCTTCGCGGCCTGCCCCTGGGTGGCCGTGCGGCACGGTGACGACCACATCCACATCACGGTCTCCCGGCTGGGCTGGGACGGGCGGCAGGTCACCAACGGCCGGGACAAGCTGCGCAACCGGGCCGCCTGCGACGCGCTGGAGATCAAGCACCGCCTGGTGCGCGCCGAGAGCCGCTTCAAGGCCGTGCCGGGCGTGCGGTCGGGCAACGAGCTGGCCGCCGCCCGCGCCCGGGGTGCGGCCCCGCCCGAGCGCGAGCAGATCCGCGCCCTGGTCTCCGCCGCCCGCGACGCCGCCGCCGGCCGCGGCCGCGCGCACTTCGAGCAGCTGCTCGCCGAGGCCGGGGTCGACTTCAAGGCGAACGTGGCCAGCACCGGCCGCATGTCCGGCTACTCGTTCTCCCTGCCGAGCTGGGTGAAGCCGGACGGCGAGCAGGTCTGGGTCACCGCGAGCAAGACCGGCCGCGACCTGGCGTGGGCCAAGCTCGGCCCGGTGCTGGAGCCGGTGTCGGTGGCGCCGCCCGGTCAGGTCGAGGCCCTGCTGGTGGACGACGACAGCGCGACGGCCGCGCCGGTCAGCAAGCCGCCGCCGGACCTGGCCCGGCTGCGCCTGGCGGAGGCGCGGGAGCGGGCCGAGGACCAGCGGGCCGAGGTGGTGCACACCCTGGGCACCATCCCGGCCGGGACGGTCGCGGACCTGGTCGCGGCGCTGCGCACCGTGCGCACCACCCTGGACACTCGGGAGAAGAAGCTGGCCGCCGAGACGGCCACCGCGATGCGGCTCGACGGCCTGGTCTCCGGGGTGAGCGTGGGCATGAACCGCGCCGAGCTCCACCAGGAGCTGGCCGGGCTGCGCCTGGCGGTCGGCCTGGAGGCCGAGGCGGCCGGGCTCACCACGGCGGCCGGGCAGCAGCGCCAGCAGGCCGCTGCCGCCCGCCGGGTCGAGGAGGAGTCGACGGCCGCCGCCGGGTCGAAGTGGAAGACGGGCCGGTCGAAGCGGTCGGCCGAGGGGATGGCCGCGGCCGCCGCCGAGATGGCTGGCCGCTCGGAGGCGGAGGCGCTCCGGCTGGAAGGGCTGGCCGAGCAGGCGAAGGCCCGCGCGAGGGAGGCCGCACCCGAGGTCCGGGGCGGCTACGCCGAGGCCCTGGCCGAACTCGAGGGCCGGTGGCCGGAGGCCGAGCGGGCCGCGATCCGGGAGGACGCCCAGCGCGCCCGGTTCGCGCAG
This region of Kitasatospora gansuensis genomic DNA includes:
- a CDS encoding relaxase/mobilization nuclease domain-containing protein; translation: MIGNITRGRKAYGGLLYDHGPGRRDEHVDPRIIAGSVPGTWQQVARQIDHHTGQKPHLTEPIWRVSLSLPDEDGVLADARFAAIAEEYVSRMGFAACPWVAVRHGDDHIHITVSRLGWDGRQVTNGRDKLRNRAACDALEIKHRLVRAESRFKAVPGVRSGNELAAARARGAAPPEREQIRALVSAARDAAAGRGRAHFEQLLAEAGVDFKANVASTGRMSGYSFSLPSWVKPDGEQVWVTASKTGRDLAWAKLGPVLEPVSVAPPGQVEALLVDDDSATAAPVSKPPPDLARLRLAEARERAEDQRAEVVHTLGTIPAGTVADLVAALRTVRTTLDTREKKLAAETATAMRLDGLVSGVSVGMNRAELHQELAGLRLAVGLEAEAAGLTTAAGQQRQQAAAARRVEEESTAAAGSKWKTGRSKRSAEGMAAAAAEMAGRSEAEALRLEGLAEQAKARAREAAPEVRGGYAEALAELEGRWPEAERAAIREDAQRARFAQIEQQVPLHELRVSVGKARRGVEQLLAEQARRAALPPERLQLEDAVRADLAREVMARAARSGSTTARPSKKTAPKKPPAPGLGQQLPPHLRWGNDPRDRGNTPGR